Proteins encoded together in one Microcebus murinus isolate Inina chromosome 16, M.murinus_Inina_mat1.0, whole genome shotgun sequence window:
- the COX7A1 gene encoding cytochrome c oxidase subunit 7A1, mitochondrial, with translation MRALRVSQALVRSFSSTARNRFENRVREKQKLFQADNDLPVHLKGGATDNLLYRLTMGLCLGGTAYSLYFLGWASFPHNK, from the exons ATGAGGGCCCTGAGG GTCTCCCAGGCGCTGGTCCGCTCCTTCAGCTCCACCGCCCGGAACCGCTTTGAGAACCGAGTGCGGGAGAAACAGAAACTCTTCCAG GCGGACAACGACCTCCCGGTGCACTTGAAGGGCGGGGCGACAGACAACCTCCTGTACCGGCTCACCATGGGGCTGTGTCTCGGTG GAACTGCCTACAGCTTGTACTTCCTTGGCTGGGCCTCCTTCCCTCACAATAAGTGA